A part of Bacteroidota bacterium genomic DNA contains:
- a CDS encoding T9SS type A sorting domain-containing protein produces the protein MKTKVLSLLSAVFFAGAALAQTSGGPDTYGYTWRNDQDAQGPAVMWNDIKGKGTKIIGLGDDNRKGPFVLGWNFHFYWLDYNKMYVGSNGWIGFTGAPGNIAAPFPTLPSTSAKNTISPLLADLTFTKTNSQPVPNASAWYWSNNVDTFIVQYDSVPYWVNTPNGYDGRYSFQVILSGADSSITFQYNIAQVGTNVYQTTEGTATGISNSSGQIGLQVLPSLTFPTPNSAVKFYYPGTVTYQAFDATPLWNQNPENGGFFLSKSTNNTWLVTDVNNAGNQNITNIPVTGGVYDKGLNQVWSGSATVSSLLIGADSMLAYSTAFTPTTSGTFLYRSTTSLSTDVNPANDITDVEMDIVDTTQATVPLAYFYDTTTTTQISWGGNGGQGIYIQPPFYPASITSVEVYVTNTTKLTTFYHQLQILDDNGPFNSPGTQLYIDSVSSPLSIPLKFHKFALSTPLVVSSGGVYVGYMENGDDSSAIGTSQTLPLSNRNFEIIGGNWAEYRNNATEDFMIRVNIQGNNAAVPEITSDASVAIWPNPFNSFANVRIDFVNPAHGALVFDVYDIYGKQVQSLDLSPFKGAAIDFTLNRGANIAAGLYFYKLKDSEHILSAGKIIVQ, from the coding sequence ATGAAAACAAAAGTACTTTCTCTTTTATCAGCAGTTTTTTTTGCAGGCGCAGCGCTTGCGCAAACATCGGGCGGACCCGATACCTACGGCTATACCTGGCGCAACGATCAGGATGCTCAAGGCCCTGCCGTTATGTGGAATGATATTAAAGGCAAAGGAACCAAGATTATCGGTTTGGGCGATGATAACCGAAAAGGTCCGTTTGTTCTGGGATGGAACTTTCATTTTTATTGGCTTGACTATAATAAAATGTACGTGGGCTCTAACGGCTGGATTGGATTTACCGGTGCTCCCGGAAATATTGCAGCGCCATTTCCCACACTGCCTTCCACTTCGGCAAAGAATACCATCAGCCCGCTTCTTGCCGATTTAACATTTACGAAAACAAATTCTCAGCCGGTGCCCAATGCTTCTGCATGGTACTGGTCGAATAATGTTGACACATTTATTGTTCAATATGATTCTGTCCCTTATTGGGTGAATACTCCTAACGGATATGATGGAAGATACAGTTTCCAGGTAATCCTCAGCGGAGCGGATAGTTCCATTACGTTTCAATATAACATTGCCCAGGTGGGAACAAATGTTTATCAAACAACAGAAGGAACAGCAACAGGAATTTCCAATTCATCAGGACAAATTGGATTGCAGGTGTTGCCAAGTTTAACTTTCCCCACTCCAAACTCGGCTGTTAAATTTTATTATCCGGGCACTGTAACCTATCAGGCATTTGACGCTACTCCTTTATGGAATCAAAACCCGGAGAACGGTGGATTTTTTCTTTCCAAATCAACTAACAATACGTGGCTGGTAACCGATGTGAATAATGCAGGAAACCAAAACATCACCAACATTCCTGTAACAGGTGGGGTTTACGATAAGGGTCTTAACCAGGTTTGGTCAGGCAGCGCAACTGTATCATCGCTTCTTATAGGTGCAGATTCAATGCTTGCATATTCTACTGCCTTTACACCCACTACTTCAGGTACATTTCTTTACCGCTCCACCACTTCATTGAGCACAGACGTTAATCCTGCCAATGATATTACCGATGTGGAAATGGATATAGTAGATACCACTCAGGCAACTGTTCCCTTAGCGTATTTTTACGATACCACCACCACCACGCAAATCAGTTGGGGCGGAAACGGAGGACAAGGAATTTATATTCAGCCGCCATTTTATCCGGCTTCAATTACTTCGGTGGAGGTATATGTAACAAATACTACGAAGTTGACTACGTTTTATCACCAGTTGCAAATTCTGGACGATAACGGACCTTTTAATTCTCCTGGTACTCAACTTTATATTGATTCTGTTTCTTCGCCTCTTTCCATTCCTCTGAAGTTTCACAAATTTGCTCTTTCAACTCCGCTCGTGGTAAGTTCAGGAGGAGTGTATGTTGGCTATATGGAAAATGGAGACGACTCGAGCGCCATCGGAACTTCTCAAACGCTTCCGCTTTCCAACCGCAACTTTGAAATCATTGGCGGCAACTGGGCGGAATACCGCAACAATGCCACTGAAGATTTTATGATTCGCGTAAATATTCAGGGCAATAACGCTGCGGTACCTGAAATTACTTCTGATGCATCGGTTGCCATTTGGCCCAACCCGTTCAATTCATTTGCCAATGTGAGAATTGATTTTGTAAATCCTGCTCACGGTGCTCTCGTGTTTGATGTGTATGACATATACGGAAAACAAGTGCAGTCGCTTGATTTGAGCCCCTTCAAAGGCGCAGCCATTGACTTCACGCTCAACAGAGGCGCTAACATTGCGGCAGGTTTATATTTCTATAAACTGAAAGACAGCGAGCATATTCTTTCTGCAGGAAAAATTATTGTGCAGTAA
- a CDS encoding serine hydrolase — MKTFLRHTAILFVICHLSFVIWSQPVFLKSNNQSWSDSVFTTLTPAQRIGQLFMVAAWSNEKTDTAEIKRLIDSCGIGGLIFFQGGPMRQATLTNYYQKISKVKLLISIDGEWGLNMRLDSTVQFPHQMTLGAIPPNADSLIYLMGKEIARECKRLGIQVNLAPVVDVNNNPLNPVISNRSFGENKFSVTRKSLLYMKGLQDAGVLACAKHFPGHGDTESDSHKTLPVISHSKETIDTLDLFPFKEMFRQGIGSVMVAHLFIPALDTTKNTASTLSPKVVTGLLKKELKFDGLIFTDALNMKGVTKFYKPGEADVKALLAGNDVLLFSEDVPKAIAEIKNAMARGEITQEEIDSRCKKILLAKQWCGLNKYSPIDTANLFRDLNSYRTDYLNILLAENSVTLLKNEKKIIPLMNPDTLRIASVSIGTGVNNKLNEMLAWYSPVKNFSLPKESKRSETDTLLKKLLDYNLVIVTIAGTTNPKNDFGITKQTVDFIRKVNRQSKTILAVFANAYSLQSLDTIADSTDAIVMGYENNDYMLNLSAQVIFGGVAAKGKLPVTASKKFPIGSGLNTPSPIRFKYTVPEEVGIDSKKLEAIDTIVAHGISEKAFPGCEVFFAKDSKVFYYKSFGYHTYENRRMVKKDDIYDLASITKIAATTAAAMKLYDEKKINLDDSLGHYLPEVRFTDKANLRLREMLTHQAGLKDWIPFYLRTLSKGEYKPGIYNKVKTAEYPTRVAAQLYIRKNYSDTLWKRIIESPVSSQKKYVYSDLDLLFIWRVIEGITKTPMDEYVQKNFYAPLGLSTMTYKPREKFSLSRIVPTEYDVKFRKQLVHGDVHDPAAAMLGGVAGHAGLFSDANDLGVMMQLFLQGGEYGGKRFIDTATVREFTKCQFCGDNRRALGFDKPETNPTKDSPICDCVSYLSFGHQGFTGTITWADPEKNLVYVFLSNRVYPDSENNKITKMGIRSNILKAVYGAMK; from the coding sequence GTGAAAACTTTCCTGAGGCATACAGCAATTTTATTTGTCATTTGTCATTTGTCATTTGTCATTTGGAGTCAGCCGGTATTTCTTAAATCAAACAATCAATCGTGGAGCGATTCGGTTTTTACTACGCTCACTCCCGCGCAACGCATAGGGCAACTCTTCATGGTGGCTGCCTGGTCGAATGAGAAAACAGATACCGCTGAAATAAAAAGATTGATTGACTCCTGCGGAATCGGAGGATTGATTTTTTTTCAGGGAGGACCGATGAGGCAGGCAACTCTCACAAATTACTACCAGAAAATTTCCAAAGTAAAACTTTTAATTTCAATTGACGGGGAATGGGGATTGAACATGCGGCTCGACAGCACGGTGCAGTTTCCGCATCAGATGACGCTGGGCGCAATTCCCCCGAATGCCGATTCATTAATTTATCTGATGGGAAAAGAAATTGCGCGCGAGTGCAAACGCCTCGGCATTCAGGTGAATCTTGCTCCGGTGGTGGATGTAAATAACAATCCGCTCAACCCGGTCATCAGTAACCGCTCGTTCGGAGAAAATAAATTTTCGGTTACACGGAAATCATTGCTCTACATGAAAGGATTGCAGGACGCGGGCGTGCTTGCCTGCGCGAAACATTTTCCGGGACATGGCGATACCGAAAGCGATTCGCATAAAACTCTTCCCGTCATTTCTCACAGCAAAGAAACCATTGACACGCTTGATTTATTTCCGTTCAAAGAAATGTTCCGGCAGGGAATTGGCAGCGTGATGGTGGCGCATCTTTTTATTCCCGCGCTCGACACCACAAAAAATACCGCTTCCACTTTATCGCCAAAAGTGGTAACCGGTTTGCTGAAAAAAGAATTGAAGTTCGATGGATTGATTTTTACAGACGCGCTGAACATGAAAGGCGTTACAAAGTTTTACAAGCCCGGTGAAGCGGATGTAAAAGCGCTGCTGGCGGGAAACGATGTGCTGCTTTTCTCCGAAGACGTTCCGAAAGCGATTGCGGAAATTAAAAATGCAATGGCGCGCGGAGAAATTACGCAGGAAGAAATTGATTCGCGCTGCAAAAAAATTCTTTTGGCGAAGCAATGGTGCGGATTAAATAAATATTCTCCCATTGATACGGCAAATCTTTTCCGCGATTTAAATTCTTACCGCACAGATTATTTAAATATTCTTCTTGCAGAAAATTCTGTTACGCTGCTGAAGAACGAAAAGAAAATAATTCCGCTCATGAATCCGGATACGCTTCGCATTGCTTCTGTTTCCATCGGAACGGGTGTGAATAACAAGTTGAATGAAATGCTTGCGTGGTATTCGCCCGTAAAAAACTTTTCTCTTCCGAAAGAATCAAAGCGAAGTGAAACCGACACGCTGCTGAAAAAACTTTTAGATTATAATCTTGTCATCGTAACTATTGCCGGAACAACAAATCCGAAAAATGATTTCGGAATTACAAAACAAACGGTTGATTTCATCCGCAAAGTGAACAGGCAGTCAAAAACTATTCTGGCGGTTTTTGCAAATGCGTATTCACTGCAATCGCTCGATACCATTGCTGACAGCACGGATGCCATTGTGATGGGTTACGAGAACAACGATTACATGCTCAATCTTTCCGCGCAGGTGATTTTCGGGGGAGTTGCTGCGAAAGGAAAACTGCCGGTTACCGCTTCAAAAAAATTTCCCATCGGTTCAGGACTGAATACTCCTTCGCCCATTCGTTTTAAATACACCGTTCCTGAAGAAGTAGGAATTGATTCTAAAAAATTAGAAGCGATTGATACGATTGTCGCTCACGGCATTTCGGAGAAAGCGTTTCCCGGCTGCGAAGTTTTTTTCGCGAAGGACAGTAAAGTTTTTTACTATAAATCATTCGGCTATCACACCTACGAAAACAGGCGCATGGTGAAGAAGGATGATATTTATGATTTGGCTTCCATCACAAAAATTGCCGCCACCACTGCCGCTGCGATGAAACTTTACGATGAGAAAAAAATTAATCTCGATGATTCGCTGGGGCATTATCTTCCTGAAGTAAGATTCACTGACAAAGCAAACCTGCGCCTGCGCGAAATGCTCACGCACCAGGCGGGCTTGAAGGACTGGATTCCGTTTTATCTGCGCACGCTCAGCAAAGGAGAATACAAGCCCGGCATATATAATAAGGTAAAGACCGCAGAATATCCCACGCGCGTTGCCGCTCAATTATACATCCGCAAAAATTATTCCGACACTCTTTGGAAACGAATTATTGAATCGCCTGTGAGTTCGCAGAAAAAATATGTGTACAGCGATTTGGATTTGCTTTTCATCTGGCGAGTCATAGAGGGAATTACAAAGACACCGATGGATGAATATGTGCAGAAAAATTTTTACGCTCCGCTCGGGCTTTCCACCATGACGTATAAGCCGCGCGAAAAATTTTCGTTGAGCCGGATTGTTCCAACGGAATACGATGTGAAGTTCAGAAAACAATTGGTGCATGGAGATGTGCACGACCCTGCTGCTGCCATGCTGGGCGGAGTGGCGGGGCATGCAGGATTGTTTTCAGATGCAAACGATTTAGGCGTGATGATGCAATTGTTTTTGCAGGGCGGAGAATACGGAGGCAAACGATTTATTGATACAGCCACCGTGAGAGAATTTACCAAGTGCCAGTTCTGCGGTGATAACCGCAGGGCGCTTGGCTTTGACAAGCCGGAAACAAATCCAACGAAGGACAGCCCCATCTGCGATTGCGTTTCTTATTTAAGTTTCGGGCACCAGGGATTTACGGGAACCATCACATGGGCAGACCCGGAAAAAAATCTCGTGTATGTTTTTCTTTCCAACCGCGTGTATCCCGATTCGGAAAACAACAAGATTACGAAAATGGGAATACGTTCCAACATTCTCAAAGCAGTGTATGGGGCAATGAAGTAA